A single window of Bordetella genomosp. 11 DNA harbors:
- a CDS encoding metal-dependent hydrolase family protein: protein MAEVLFTNVRVFDGTGALPYTGEVLVQGNRIARVSRSTRSLTMGGVTVVDGAGAFLMPGMTEAHTHFSWNDQPSLDAIQRMPVEEHVIWCINVARRYLDMGWTSCVGAATAKPRLDVVTRNAIRDGQVPGPRYLAASQEITTTGGLGDSTPPHMPYPELSFGAIVNGPEEMRKMVRQFVKYGVDQLKINLSGEYIAGLPAEMTQFSEEEVAMCVAEATRFGKRVAAHARSCESIKQCIRHGIDIIYHASFTDEEALDMLEAKKDRVFVAPGLAWLVNTSYHASEWGLTPEITAKMGYHRELEVAVESMKKMHRRGIRILPGGDYGFAWTPHGTNATDLEYFVKYVGMSPQEALLSATTLGGQIMMQGGELGQIRDGYLADLLLIDGDPLADIRILQDRKRILAVMKDGEFHRAPQIVSARSTRWAA from the coding sequence CTGTTTACCAACGTTCGCGTATTCGACGGAACCGGCGCGCTGCCCTACACGGGCGAGGTACTGGTCCAGGGCAACCGCATCGCGCGCGTGTCGCGATCCACGCGCTCGCTCACCATGGGCGGGGTCACCGTGGTCGACGGCGCGGGAGCATTCCTGATGCCCGGGATGACCGAGGCGCACACGCACTTCTCCTGGAACGACCAACCCTCGCTGGACGCCATCCAGCGTATGCCGGTGGAAGAACACGTCATCTGGTGCATCAACGTGGCACGCCGCTATCTGGACATGGGGTGGACGTCCTGTGTCGGCGCCGCGACGGCCAAGCCGCGGCTGGACGTGGTCACGCGCAACGCCATCCGCGACGGACAGGTCCCGGGGCCACGCTACCTGGCGGCCAGCCAGGAAATCACCACCACGGGCGGCCTTGGCGATTCGACGCCGCCACACATGCCCTATCCGGAGCTGAGTTTCGGTGCCATCGTCAACGGCCCGGAAGAAATGCGCAAAATGGTGCGGCAGTTCGTGAAGTACGGCGTCGACCAATTGAAGATCAACCTGTCGGGCGAGTACATCGCGGGACTGCCCGCCGAAATGACGCAGTTCTCCGAAGAGGAAGTGGCCATGTGCGTCGCCGAGGCCACGCGCTTCGGCAAGCGCGTGGCGGCGCACGCGCGATCCTGCGAATCGATCAAGCAGTGCATACGCCATGGCATCGACATCATCTACCACGCCAGCTTCACCGACGAAGAGGCGCTGGACATGCTGGAAGCGAAGAAGGACCGCGTATTCGTCGCGCCTGGCCTGGCCTGGCTGGTAAATACCTCGTATCACGCCAGCGAGTGGGGCCTGACCCCAGAGATCACGGCGAAGATGGGTTACCACCGCGAGCTGGAGGTGGCGGTGGAATCGATGAAGAAGATGCACCGTCGCGGCATACGCATCCTGCCCGGCGGCGATTACGGGTTCGCCTGGACGCCCCACGGGACCAACGCCACCGATCTCGAATACTTCGTCAAGTACGTCGGCATGTCGCCGCAGGAAGCCTTGCTGTCCGCCACCACCCTGGGCGGACAGATCATGATGCAGGGCGGCGAGCTGGGCCAGATCCGCGATGGCTACCTCGCGGACCTGCTGCTGATCGACGGCGATCCGCTGGCCGATATCCGTATCCTGCAGGACCGCAAGCGCATCCTGGCAG